From the genome of Ignavibacteriota bacterium:
CCCTCGGCGACCTCTGGATCGACTTCGGAAAGACCAACGCTTTCGAGGAGTATTGCCGTGAACTCGATCTGCATCGGGGTGTCGTCACGGTGTCCTACCGACAGAAAGGAGTAACCTTCACGCGCGAGATCTTCGCCAGTTATCCTGACCGGGCACTGGTGATGCATCTGACAGCAGACCGAAAAGGAGCCGTGTCCTTTTCGGCGGCGTTGCAGCGCCCGGAACGCTTTGCGACCCGCAGATCTGGTGATGCGCTCGTCATGACCGGCAGCATGAAGGATGGAAAGGGCGGCGAAGGAATGCGCTACGCCGCCCACCTGAAGGTGATCCCCGATGGTGGCACCGTGCGGTATCGTGACAGTGCTGTTGTCGTGTCGGGGGCGGATGGTGCGACACTCATCCTGACCGCAGCAACCGACTATCGTGCCGATGCACCGGAACTTCGCGCAGCCGATCCTGTCGGAGTGTCTCTGAACCATGTGATGCGTGCAGCATCCCGAACATATCAGACGCTGCTCGAACGGCATATACAAGACTACGCTGCACTCGCGGGGCGGGTTCATCTGGATCTGAAGTGCGCGGATGTTGACACCGTGCCGACCGACATCAGGCTGGCGAATCAGGCAACGCATCCGGATGACCCACACCTGGTGGAACTCTATTTTCAGTTCGGGCGGCATCTCCTCATCTCGTCGTCGCGCGAGGGTTCGTTGCCGGCGAATCTGCAGGGGATCTGGGCCGACGGGATCCAGACCCCGTGGAACGGCGACTACCACACCAACATCAACGTGCAGATGAACTACTGGCCGGCTGATGTCACGAATCTGCAGGACTGCTACGGTCCGTTCATCTCCCTGATCGAGTCGCTTGTGCGCCCCGGAGAACGAACTGCTGCGGTCCAGTATCATGCGCAAGGATGGGTCGTCCATCCGATCACGAATGTCTGGGGATATACCTCGCCCGGCGAGCATCCCGGCTGGGGAATGCACGTGGCAGCAGCAGGATGGCTTTGTGAACATCTGTGGGACCATTACGCCTTCACCATGGACAGGGAGTATTTGCGGAGGGTGTACCCCGTCATGACCGGTGCGGCCCGCTTCTATCTCGATTGGCTGGTCAAGGATCCCCGTACGGGCGCATTGGTCTCCGGCCCGTCGTCCTCCCCGGAGAATGCGTTCATCGCGCCCGACGGAACAAGGGCTTCTGTCAGCATGGGGCCATCGCACGATCAGGAGATCATCCACGAACTCTTTACCAACGTGCTCGCCGCGGCTGCGGCCCTCAACGAATCGAACCCATTGCTTGCGGAGATCAAGAGCGCACGTGAACAGCTCGCCCGGCCGCGGATCGGTTCGGATGGCCGGCTCATGGAGTGGCCGGAGGAATTCAAGGAAACCGAGCCGACACACCGGCATGTATCGCACCTCTATATGCTCTATCCGGGAAACGAGATCGACCCGGAAACAACCCCCGAACTTGCGTCCGCCGCGAGACAGACCCTGGAGCGTAGGACCGACATAGGCACCGGTTGGTCGCTCGCATGGAAGGTCAATTTCTGGGCGCGGCTCAGGGACGGCGACCGGGCGTACCGGTTGTTGAAGGGCCTCCTCCGGCCGGTGAAGAACTATGGCTTCGACTATTCCAGCGAAGGTGGGACCTACGACAACATGTTCTGTGCGCATCCGCCATTCCAGATCGATGGCAATTTTGGAGGCACAGCGGGCATCGCCGAAATGTTGTTGCAGAGTCATACCAGGGAAGGAAAGGGATTCGTCCTGCAGGTATTGCCGGCCCTTCCGGGCGGTTGGACGGAGGGCGAGGTGAAAGGGCTGCGGGCGCGTGGGGGCTTTGAAGTGGACATCAGATGGAACGAGGGGAAGCTCACATCGTGTGAGATCGTCTCTCTCGCGGGCAGCCCATTGAAGGTGTGCTACGGCGGACGTACATTCCATGTGAAGACGAACGCCGGTCAACGATTCTCTCTCACTGGCAGCCTTGAAGAGCGCGCAGCCGGGAGAGGAAACAGGGAAGGCAAGTCGAAATGAATCAAGGTGTCCGGTCCGGAGAGGAGTTCC
Proteins encoded in this window:
- a CDS encoding glycoside hydrolase family 95 protein — translated: MRTLQRSILLLVILGSSCPGGTPASTHPLRLWYSHPATAMPADTGHGQNNPEWLKALPVGNGFLGAMVFGDVNRERIQLNEKSLWSGSPQQSDNPNAYPALDSIRQLLFQGKYREATDLTLRTQVCKGPGSGAALGAELPYGSYQTLGDLWIDFGKTNAFEEYCRELDLHRGVVTVSYRQKGVTFTREIFASYPDRALVMHLTADRKGAVSFSAALQRPERFATRRSGDALVMTGSMKDGKGGEGMRYAAHLKVIPDGGTVRYRDSAVVVSGADGATLILTAATDYRADAPELRAADPVGVSLNHVMRAASRTYQTLLERHIQDYAALAGRVHLDLKCADVDTVPTDIRLANQATHPDDPHLVELYFQFGRHLLISSSREGSLPANLQGIWADGIQTPWNGDYHTNINVQMNYWPADVTNLQDCYGPFISLIESLVRPGERTAAVQYHAQGWVVHPITNVWGYTSPGEHPGWGMHVAAAGWLCEHLWDHYAFTMDREYLRRVYPVMTGAARFYLDWLVKDPRTGALVSGPSSSPENAFIAPDGTRASVSMGPSHDQEIIHELFTNVLAAAAALNESNPLLAEIKSAREQLARPRIGSDGRLMEWPEEFKETEPTHRHVSHLYMLYPGNEIDPETTPELASAARQTLERRTDIGTGWSLAWKVNFWARLRDGDRAYRLLKGLLRPVKNYGFDYSSEGGTYDNMFCAHPPFQIDGNFGGTAGIAEMLLQSHTREGKGFVLQVLPALPGGWTEGEVKGLRARGGFEVDIRWNEGKLTSCEIVSLAGSPLKVCYGGRTFHVKTNAGQRFSLTGSLEERAAGRGNREGKSK